From the Argonema galeatum A003/A1 genome, one window contains:
- the apcA gene encoding allophycocyanin subunit alpha: MSIVTKSIVNADAEARYLSPGELDRIKSFVTGGDRRLRIAQTLTDSRERIVKQAGDQLFQKRPDVVSPGGNAYGEEMTATCLRDLDYYLRLVTYGVVSGDVTPIEEIGLVGVREMYNSLGTPIPAVAEGIRAMKNVATSLLSAEDASEAGAYFDYVIGAMQ, translated from the coding sequence ATGAGTATCGTCACGAAATCCATCGTGAATGCCGATGCTGAGGCTCGTTATCTCAGCCCTGGTGAACTCGATCGCATCAAGAGCTTTGTCACTGGTGGCGACCGTCGTCTGCGTATCGCCCAAACACTGACCGACTCTCGCGAACGCATCGTTAAGCAAGCTGGCGACCAACTGTTCCAAAAGCGTCCTGATGTTGTTTCTCCCGGTGGTAATGCCTACGGTGAAGAAATGACCGCTACTTGCCTGCGCGACCTAGACTACTACCTACGTCTAGTAACCTATGGAGTTGTGTCTGGCGATGTCACTCCGATCGAAGAAATCGGTTTGGTGGGCGTTCGTGAAATGTACAACTCCCTGGGCACCCCCATTCCTGCGGTAGCTGAAGGCATCCGCGCCATGAAGAATGTTGCCACCTCCTTGCTGTCTGCTGAAGACGCATCTGAAGCTGGTGCATACTTCGACTACGTGATTGGTGCGATGCAGTAG
- a CDS encoding phycobilisome rod-core linker polypeptide, with amino-acid sequence MSVKASGGSSVARPQLYQTVPVATISQAEQQDRFLERGELSELASYFSSGARRLEIAGTLTQNSDLIVSRAANRIFVGGSPMAFLEKPKEAPVMSMAGTAVDTKEGMKLGTATYVETSGGFFEGLRSLFSASGGGPVPANFRPINVARYGPSNMQKSLRDLSWFLRYVTYAIVAGDPNIIAVNTRGLREIIENACSGEATIVALQEMKQAALGYFRQDSEGTNIVTQYMDVLIAEFKAPTPSNKVRQRPSGDEQGLQLPQIYSLAAERRPKFVMKPGLSAREKQDVVKAAYRQVFERDITRAYSLGISDLESKVKNCEISMKEFIRRLGKSPLYRKNFFEPYINSRALELAFRHILGRGPSSREEVQKYFALVSNKGLPGLIDALVDSEEYSDYFGEETVPYIRGLGQEAQECRNWGPQQDLFNYSAPFRKVPQFITTFAAYDRPLPDRHPYGSGNDPLEIQFGAIFPKETRNPSTRPAPFGKDTRRILIRRGAGIENQLSNPAARGKAPGTLGPKVFKLDQLPGFTGFGGKRGFTKQGVSVKFTESSTQALIRACYLQVFGRDVYEGQRLKVAEIKLENGEITVREFIRALAKSDLFRKLYWTSLYVCKAIEYIHRRLLGRPTYGRAENNKYFDICAKKGFYALVDALIDSLEYNEAFNEDTVPYERYLTPQGVALRNLRVGSIGETGIRIDKEENPLFVELGEVKDIRTEPDIQFRINQGVSKKREQTKVFKLTDNGDKNQVGTLIRAAYRQIFERDVEPYIVKNEFTVLESKLSNGEINLKEFITSLGESNLYIKEFYTPYPNTKVIELGTKHFLGRAPLDQAEIRKYNQILASGGIRAFIGAMVNSAEYGSAFGEDTVPYNRFLTLPAANFPNSQKLYNQLTKQSDEVVVPSFSTVKPRMDATKMPLMGKAMGDIARQARAMDKTKPLFIEKGRSFNNGQGQSVEVGVGTTRRKPARIYRMNPGMNQGEIALVLNAVYCQVMDVFSGQVPNEFRRSDLESKLRNGEISVREFVRSLASSEIYRRRFYTPYPNTKVIEFLFRHLLGRAPATQAEIRQYNQILAEKGLKAAVEAVVESPEYAQYFGEDVVPYDRFPSLPAGNYLGSVKAATDLVKQPWSSLSPSYLGGRF; translated from the coding sequence ATGAGTGTAAAAGCAAGTGGTGGAAGCTCTGTTGCGCGTCCGCAACTATATCAAACCGTACCAGTTGCGACAATTTCCCAAGCGGAACAACAAGACCGCTTTTTGGAGCGCGGCGAGCTGAGCGAACTGGCAAGCTATTTTAGTTCTGGCGCTAGACGTCTGGAAATTGCTGGCACGCTCACGCAAAATTCCGATTTGATTGTTTCCCGTGCGGCTAACCGGATTTTTGTCGGTGGTTCCCCGATGGCTTTCTTAGAAAAGCCGAAGGAAGCGCCAGTGATGAGCATGGCTGGAACTGCTGTAGACACGAAGGAAGGAATGAAGCTAGGAACCGCAACGTATGTGGAAACTAGCGGCGGTTTCTTCGAGGGATTGCGATCGCTCTTTAGTGCCTCTGGCGGTGGGCCAGTGCCAGCTAATTTCCGACCGATCAACGTAGCCCGCTACGGTCCGAGCAATATGCAGAAATCGCTGCGGGATCTCAGCTGGTTTTTGCGCTACGTCACTTATGCGATCGTCGCCGGTGACCCCAATATCATCGCCGTCAACACGAGAGGATTGCGGGAAATTATTGAAAATGCTTGCTCTGGCGAAGCCACCATCGTGGCCCTGCAAGAAATGAAGCAAGCAGCACTCGGTTATTTCCGGCAAGACTCAGAAGGGACAAATATCGTCACTCAGTACATGGATGTTCTGATTGCCGAATTTAAAGCCCCAACCCCCTCGAACAAAGTGCGGCAACGTCCTTCTGGCGACGAGCAAGGTTTGCAGCTGCCCCAAATTTACTCTCTAGCGGCAGAGCGGCGTCCCAAATTCGTCATGAAACCGGGACTTTCTGCTAGAGAAAAACAAGATGTTGTTAAAGCTGCCTACAGGCAAGTCTTTGAACGGGATATTACTCGCGCTTACAGCCTGGGAATTTCCGATTTGGAATCCAAGGTTAAGAACTGCGAAATCTCGATGAAGGAATTTATCCGCCGTTTGGGTAAATCTCCTCTGTACCGGAAAAATTTCTTCGAGCCTTACATTAACAGTCGCGCTCTAGAACTAGCTTTCCGTCACATCTTGGGACGCGGCCCTTCCAGCCGGGAAGAAGTGCAAAAATATTTTGCTCTAGTCTCAAACAAAGGTCTACCAGGTCTAATAGACGCATTGGTAGATTCCGAAGAATACTCCGACTACTTCGGTGAAGAAACAGTACCCTACATCCGGGGATTGGGTCAAGAAGCCCAAGAATGTCGCAACTGGGGGCCGCAGCAAGACCTGTTTAATTACAGTGCGCCATTCCGCAAAGTACCGCAGTTCATCACCACCTTTGCAGCTTACGATCGTCCGCTGCCAGATCGACACCCATACGGTTCCGGTAACGACCCCTTAGAAATTCAGTTTGGGGCAATCTTCCCCAAAGAAACTCGCAATCCCAGCACCCGACCAGCTCCTTTTGGTAAAGATACCCGGCGGATTCTGATTCGTCGCGGCGCTGGCATTGAAAACCAACTCAGCAACCCAGCAGCGCGGGGTAAAGCACCGGGTACGCTGGGACCCAAGGTGTTTAAGCTCGATCAACTTCCTGGCTTTACGGGATTTGGCGGAAAGCGCGGTTTCACCAAACAGGGCGTCAGCGTTAAATTCACGGAAAGTTCAACCCAAGCCCTGATTCGTGCTTGTTACTTGCAGGTGTTTGGGCGGGATGTTTACGAAGGTCAGCGCCTGAAAGTAGCCGAAATCAAGCTGGAAAACGGCGAGATTACAGTGCGGGAGTTTATTCGCGCCTTGGCGAAGTCAGACTTGTTCCGCAAGCTGTACTGGACATCGCTGTATGTGTGTAAAGCGATCGAATATATCCATCGGCGGTTATTGGGTCGGCCTACTTACGGGCGTGCAGAAAACAACAAATACTTCGATATTTGTGCCAAAAAAGGCTTCTACGCTCTAGTCGATGCCTTGATTGATAGCTTGGAGTACAACGAGGCATTTAATGAAGATACCGTTCCTTACGAGCGTTATCTGACCCCGCAAGGCGTGGCCCTACGCAATCTCCGCGTTGGCAGCATCGGCGAAACTGGTATCAGGATAGACAAAGAAGAAAATCCGCTCTTTGTCGAATTGGGTGAAGTCAAAGACATTCGGACTGAACCCGATATTCAATTCCGCATCAACCAAGGCGTCAGCAAGAAGCGCGAGCAAACCAAAGTCTTCAAGCTGACTGACAACGGCGATAAGAATCAGGTGGGAACTCTGATTCGCGCTGCCTATCGGCAGATATTTGAGCGCGATGTGGAACCCTACATCGTGAAGAATGAATTCACCGTCTTGGAGAGCAAACTGAGCAATGGTGAAATCAATCTGAAGGAATTTATCACAAGTTTGGGCGAGTCGAACCTTTACATCAAAGAGTTCTACACTCCTTATCCCAACACCAAAGTCATCGAACTCGGCACCAAGCACTTCTTGGGACGCGCACCTTTAGACCAAGCCGAAATTCGCAAATACAACCAGATTCTCGCTTCTGGCGGTATTCGTGCCTTTATCGGTGCGATGGTGAACAGCGCTGAGTACGGTAGTGCGTTTGGTGAAGATACCGTTCCTTACAATCGCTTCCTCACCTTACCCGCCGCCAACTTCCCGAATAGCCAAAAACTGTACAACCAGCTCACGAAGCAAAGCGATGAGGTAGTAGTACCCAGCTTCTCAACAGTGAAGCCCCGCATGGATGCCACCAAAATGCCGCTGATGGGCAAGGCAATGGGGGATATAGCGCGTCAAGCACGGGCTATGGATAAGACCAAGCCCCTGTTTATCGAGAAGGGACGCTCCTTCAACAACGGTCAAGGGCAATCTGTTGAAGTGGGTGTTGGTACGACGCGCCGCAAACCGGCTCGGATTTACCGCATGAACCCAGGGATGAATCAGGGTGAAATAGCTCTGGTACTCAACGCTGTCTACTGTCAAGTTATGGATGTGTTCAGCGGTCAAGTTCCCAATGAGTTCCGTCGTTCTGACCTGGAAAGCAAACTCCGCAATGGGGAAATCTCTGTACGCGAGTTTGTTCGCTCTCTGGCTAGTTCCGAAATCTATCGTCGGCGCTTCTACACTCCTTATCCCAACACTAAGGTGATTGAGTTTCTTTTCCGTCACCTTCTGGGTCGGGCACCAGCTACTCAGGCCGAAATCCGTCAATACAACCAGATTCTGGCCGAGAAAGGGTTGAAGGCAGCCGTAGAAGCGGTGGTCGAGAGTCCAGAGTACGCGCAATACTTTGGTGAGGATGTGGTGCCTTACGATCGCTTCCCCTCTCTACCTGCTGGCAACTACCTGGGCAGCGTCAAAGCAGCCACAGACTTGGTTAAGCAGCCTTGGTCGAGCCTATCACCCTCTTACTTGGGTGGTCGGTTCTAA